In Epinephelus lanceolatus isolate andai-2023 chromosome 16, ASM4190304v1, whole genome shotgun sequence, one DNA window encodes the following:
- the ash1l gene encoding histone-lysine N-methyltransferase ASH1L isoform X2 produces MDQKNQGGTATPPPLLSGAPSGEREKEGGGGKKEEEEEKKRDREKEGTATASAGAGGAGASGPGGAGSDQSHFSIKESSLSEGNVKLKIGLQAKRMKKPPKILENYVCRPAFRATVRHTGRGGGGARGNRAAATGDGAGIQSQSPSHGREKDKEKSPSVNRPASSSSSTPSAKAPTPPPPAPPPASTTTLSPSQVNGSAPAKRGSPKMDCKSDTKPDMKAATATSERPLNLHRPPPDSKTHPPGKKTPTPQPNAQTSSPSPPLPTSKEPSFEAVKPPQYTYSTESQREKDKGGQNWGAPTVTEKLAQLIATCPPSKTPKPAKPAKTDPAPPLPSSGFMAPTAKQRDRAMANRNTYSRMVHLSPPPPVSRPPGRPYGSRNKDSFMENSPPLTPLRKEDVEGPEKASSSSGNSISNSSNRSSSPGLTCGNNRLSAMSKDSNSDNSNSSISKPQSRPAHCLPHTTSSPSCPISSSSSTSAEQRTVSAVSHLGSPAPSQGHHARESPALAEESSASEREQDSDGPRDLTKCPPPTGSGKPEGKDKGASNQSLRVERGKSSSPSKRSPNRDSSRPGRTSSPPEPVRQRASSSPEPDGDESPPTPLRDDSPDSSIDSPAEQDSKPLKKRRGRKPRWTRVMNKAQGQRAGQDSPFEQSKTTMPLSSSLDTPSPLVKRPVGRPPNPNKVKPNPVPQSPASQLFPSQPKKRGRPKSKMPRLDAPARGCLPNKLAPSKVFSSLLKSKEEQDPPVLHPEVDLNPPKPMPRKRGRPKRLPPTLPQEGQPPTLAPESGDMGDKRFRSKGNGQLIMKTIIGKINKMKSMKRKRILSQILLGPRPEDTPKCTTSGEVGSVEAATQSLSSLAASFGGKLGPQINVSKKGTIYMGKRRGRKPKSANATASTPPPEPFLSPNTTSPLHHHQSQSQQQHQLSSSEVFPSPSLSQSSGGHSPISDASFVEPGSVHFAGHSHYSNSHHGHNTFSFPPPTFSAPNPRNPGLGSMSSSTATAASQKKSSCRGYHHHHHHYRQHYHYHKLSPPRPLHPTSPAPLSELKEATPSPVSESHSEETVPSDSGIGTDNNSTSDRGEKAGGAGGLGAIGIPPGMGSGLLMPGVIGSAMGPGVGLNSRGRRRHSAVLMEHPSPSPSPHGARSSPDPRRPHPAAPASSLIGHKEKHKHKCKRRSHGCPGYDKLKRQKRKRKKKYLQLRSRRHDPDFLAELDEIVMRLSEIRIAHRTTGHRLGSGIGIAAGTSRVPGVGSRATGGIGGTGGPPPHHYVHRDLLPTIFRVNFGSFYSHPAYSCDPLHYVRKPDMKKKRGRPPKLRESMSEVPFVPGLGFPLSSGGFYHPSYSVPYSSGPLGLGYYRGYPPASALYPHPHHQSPHTAPSHHSHHSPSFPPPPPTSYMHHHHPSHLLLNPSKFHKKKHKLLRQEYLGGGRSPVLYPPMSSELSFNWHHKHKHRHKHRERCAEEDREEAPRGGSGSRASTGISDSAASGKGERAGSLGMAEPLQRCRFGRDTSSTGASKQAASTSANSPSSSSSSSAERYKRKETSMSCLGPSRLSLGSNSKGHHPVESWFRMGSSKADYSKLSRGHVAPGQGPFTDGRAEDPAGCSDSEDEEPLTPTEDVEPGAHDSPNLTNLFASALTRTTLKSGRNRKPEVVTESSSFSRMDRPMRKDRSTSAERREIGSSGVQTRGVALSPPEGPEGSVHNRQQHHHQPSLFHSHGSASSSCLSPSQDCCLDASLPHHSHRAQPSKHSLHHVNKILRAKKLQRQARTGNNVVKKRGPGRPRKHPLPSPPPSPPPVVELNQTRHRDRGTERPAGGRGWEGDTVTDAIESVVQGQRRKGQKRKHWDGDGDEEEEEEEEDGEVEETEERLPDREENLGNLVARSRAGTGRSWLTQDELQHFRGSMESKPDGHSSPERPSTVSREQAPPIPITSQREKRAARPPKKKFQKAGLYSDVYKTEDPRSQLLQLKKEKLEYIPGEHEYGLFPAPIHVGKYLRQKRIDFQLPYDILWLWKHDQLYKRPDVPLYKKIRSNVYVDVKPLSGYETTTCNCKPREDSNEKGCMDDCLNRMSFAECSPSTCPSGDKCDNQHIQRHEWVQCLERFRAEGKGWGIRTKESLRSGQFIIEYLGEVVSEQEFRSRMMEQYFSHSGHYCLNLDSGMVIDSYRMGNEARFINHSCEPNCEMQKWSVNGVYRIGLFALKDITSGTELTYDYNFHSFNTEEQQVCKCGSESCRGIIGGKSQRINGLPGKTGGTRRLGRLKEKRKSKHQLKKREEESSDSNKFYPHLMKPMSNRERNFVLRHRVFLLRNWEKMREKQEMLKREGERERDTSSLSLYTRWGGVIRDDGNIKSDVFLTQFSALQTSRSVRTRRLAAAEENTEVTRTARLAHIFKEICDMITSYKDSAGQTLAAPLVNLPSRKRNSQYYEKVSDPLDLSTIEKQILTGYYKTVEAFDTDMLKVFRNAEKYYGRKSSVGRDVCRLRKAYYSARHEAAVQIDEIVGETASEADSSDSLERDHGHHHGGGGPGSHDKDDDVIRCICGMYKDEGLMIQCEKCMVWQHFDCMRLETEVEHYLCEQCEPRPVDREVPMIPQPSYAQAGSVYYICLLRDDLLLHQGDCVYLMRDSRRTPEGQPVRQSYRLLSHVNRDKLDIFRIEKLWKNEKGERFAFGHHYFRPHETHHSPSRRFYQNELFRMPLYEIIPLEAVVGTCCVLDLYTYCKGRPKNVKEQDVYICDYRLDKSAHLFYKIHRNRYPVCTKPYAFNHFPKRLTPKRDFSPHYVPDNYKRNGGRSAWKSERPKGAGGCEDDGSSCERGDDFPPEAEDGRGEDDDMDMNPEDSELLSAKPRRAEREVEGDDDEDEEEEEEGQRSEERKELEESSAERIGEMLELPSSSASSPLHHPVLGRREAQRERLNKILLDLLHRTPNKNAIDVSYLLEEGAGRRLRRRTLGFGDFVGRK; encoded by the exons ggATCACCAAAGATGGATTGCAAGTCTGATACAAAGCCAGACATGAAAGCAGCCACCGCCACATCTGAGAGACCCCTTAACCTTCACCGCCCTCCACCAGACAGCAAAACACATCCCCctgggaaaaaaacaccaactCCACAACCCAACGCCCAGACATCTTCACCTTCCCCACCACTCCCCACATCAAAAGAACCCAGCTTTGAAGCTGTTAAACCTCCCCAATACACCTACAGCACTGAaagtcagagagagaaggacaaGGGTGGTCAAAATTGGGGAGCACCCACAGTCACCGAGAAATTAGCTCAACTCATAGCGACTTGCCCTCCATCAAAGACCCCTAAGCCAGCCAAACCTGCAAAGACTGACCCCGCTCCTCCTCTCCCAAGCTCAGGCTTCATGGCCCCAACAGCCAAGCAACGAGACAGGGCTATGGCCAATAGGAACACATATTCAAGAATGGTACACctttctccaccacctcctgtgTCACGACCACCTGGTCGGCCCTATGGTTCCAGGAACAAGGACAGTTTTATGGAAAATTCACCTCCCCTGACACCACTGAGGAAGGAGGATGTAGAGGGGCCTGAGAAAGCTAGTAGCAGCAGCGGTAACAGCATCAGCAACAGCAGTAATCGCAGCAGCAGCCCAGGACTCACCTGTGGCAATAACCGCCTGTCAGCCATGTCAAAGGACAGCAACAGCGACAACAGCAACAGTAGCATTTCTAAACCACAGTCACGTCCAGCTCACTGCCTACCCCACACCACATCTTCACCATCTTGTCCCATTTCTTCATCCTCCAGCACTTCAGCTGAGCAGAGGACAGTGAGTGCAGTGAGTCACCTGGGCTCCCCTGCTCCCTCACAAGGACACCATGCACGAGAGAGTCCTGCGTTGGCAGAGGAAAGCAGTGCAAGTGAGAGGGAGCAGGACAGTGACGGCCCCAGAGACTTAACCAAGTGCCCTCCTCCAACAGGATCAGGAAAACCAGAAGGGAAAGACAAGGGGGCTAGTAATCAGTCACTGCGAGTTGAAAGGGGGAAGAGCTCTAGTCCAAGTAAGCGCAGTCCAAATCGGGATAGTAGTCGACCTGGTCGGACTAGCAGTCCCCCTGAGCCTGTAAGACAAAGGGCATCTTCTTCACCAGAGCCAGATGGGGATGAAAGCCCACCAACGCCTCTAAGAGATGATTCTCCTGATTCATCCATAGACTCTCCAGCAGAGCAGGACAGCAAACCCCTTAAAAAACGCAGGGGCAGGAAACCTCGCTGGACCCGTGTTATGAACAAGGCACAGGGTCAAAGAGCAGGCCAGGACAGTCCCTTCGAGCAGAGCAAAACCACCATGCCTTTATCTTCAAGTTTGGACACACCGTCACCGCTGGTTAAAAGACCTGTGGGCAGGCCTCCCAACCCAAATAAGGTCAAACCAAATCCTGTGCCACAAAGTCCAGCGTCACAGCTCTTCCCATCCCAGCCTAAGAAGAGGGGGAGGCCGAAGTCCAAAATGCCAAGGCTAGACGCTCCGGCCCGTGGGTGCCTTCCTAATAAGCTGGCCCCCTCCAAGGTCTTTTCTTCTTTACTGAAGTCAAAAGAAGAGCAGGACCCCCCTGTTCTTCACCCAGAGGTGGACCTGAACCCCCCTAAACCTATGCCTAGAAAACGTGGACGCCCCAAGCGCCTTCCTCCTACCTTACCCCAGGAGGGTCAGCCTCCCACGTTGGCACCAGAGTCAGGGGACATGGGAGACAAGCGGTTCCGCAGCAAAGGAAATGGGCAGCTTATCATGAAAACTATTATAGGCAAGATCAATAAGATGAAAAGTATGAAACGAAAGCGTATTCTCAGTCAAATCTTGTTAGGCCCAAGACCAGAAGACACCCCTAAATGTACCACCAGTGGGGAGGTTGGCTCTGTTGAAGCTGCGACCCAATCATTGTCCTCCTTGGCTGCTTCTTTTGGAGGAAAACTAGGGCCACAAATTAATGTAAGTAAAAAGGGCACAATATACATGGGTAAGAGAAGAGGCCGGAAACCAAAATCGGCTAATGCCACAGCTTCAACACCACCACCAGAACCCTTTCTATCTCCAAACACCACTTcccctcttcatcatcatcaatcacAGTCCCAGCAACAGCACCAGCTCTCCTCTTCAGAGGTCTTTCCCTCCCCCTCCCTGTCACAGTCTAGTGGAGGCCACAGTCCCATCAGCGATGCCAGCTTTGTGGAGCCAGGCTCAGTGCACTTTGCAGGTCACTCTCACTATTCTAACTCCCATCATGGCCACAACACGTTCTCCTTCCCTCCCCCAACTTTTTCAGCTCCTAATCCTCGCAATCCAGGGTTGGGCTCAATGTCATCATCTACGGCCACAGCAGCTTCCCAGAAAAAGTCATCTTGCCGTGGatatcatcaccaccaccatcattacAGGCAGCACTACCATTATCATAAGCTTTCCCCTCCTAGGCCGCTCCATCCCACCTCCCCTGCCCCCCTGAGTGAGCTAAAAGAGGCCACTCCGTCACCAGTTAGTGAGTCACATAGTGAGGAGACAGTGCCCAGTGACAGTGGTATAGGAACGGACAATAACAGCACCTCTGACCGGGGTGAGAAAGCTGGAGGTGCGGGAGGCTTGGGTGCAATTGGTATTCCACCGGGGATGGGCAGTGGATTATTAATGCCTGGGGTCATTGGTTCAGCTATGGGTCCAGGGGTGGGGCTTAATTCCAGAGGCAGGCGGCGTCACTCTGCTGTGCTCATGGAGCATCCCTCACCCTCTCCATCACCTCACGGGGCACGGTCATCACCTGATCCCAGGAGACCTCACCCAGCAGCTCCTGCCTCCTCCTTAATaggacacaaagagaaacataAGCACAAGTGCAAACGCCGCAGCCATGGGTGCCCTGGCTATGacaagctaaagagacagaaaaggaaaCGCAAGAAGAAGTACTTGCAGCTGCGCTCCCGACGGCATGACCCTGACTTTCTTGCTGAGCTGGATGAGATAGTTATGAGACTGAGTGAAATACGGATAGCACACCGTACCACAGGGCACAGGCTCGGCAGTGGAATAGGCATAGCAGCAGGAACAAGTAGAGTGCCAGGAGTGGGGAGCAGGGCCACTGGTGGCATAGGAGGCACAGGCGGCCCTCCTCCACATCACTATGTCCACAGAGACCTCCTGCCTACAATCTTCAGGGTTAACTTTGGCAGCTTCTACTCCCATCCTGCATACTCCTGTGACCCATTGCACTATGTTCGTAAACCAGACATGAAGAAGAAGCGGGGACGCCCTCCCAAACTGAGGGAGTCCATGTCTGAGGTTCCCTTTGTACCTGGGCTTGGATTCCCACTCTCCAGTGGAGGCTTCTACCACCCCTCCTACAGCGTTCCCTACTCCTCTGGGCCCCTGGGCTTGGGCTATTACAGAGGCTATCCTCCAGCTAGCGCTCTGTATCCCCACCCACACCACCAGTCACCCCACACAGCCCCATCCCACCACTCTCACCATTCACCGTCttttccccctcctccccccacaTCTTACATGCATCACCATCACCCTTCACATCTCCTGCTGAACCCCTCTAAATTTcacaagaaaaaacacaagctgCTTAGGCAGGAGTACCTGGGAGGAGGAAGGTCCCCTGTCCTGTATCCACCTATGTCCTCTGAGCTTTCCTTTAATTGgcatcacaaacacaaacacagacacaaacacagagagcgCTGTgctgaggaggacagagaggaagcaCCAAGAGGAGGATCGGGTAGCCGGGCTAGTACAGGGATTTCTGACAGTGCAGCATCAGGGAAAGGGGAGCGAGCTGGCAGTTTAGGAATGGCAGAGCCTTTACAACGATGCCGCTttggacgagacacctccagcACCGGCGCCAGCAAGCAAGCCGCCTCCACTTCTGCCAACTCCCCttcttcatcctcatcctcatctgCAGAAAGGTACAAGCGCAAAGAGACCTCCATGTCCTGTCTAGGCCCCTCCAGGCTTTCACTAGGTAGCAACTCAAAAGGTCACCACCCAGTGGAGTCCTGGTTCAGGATGGGCAGCTCCAAGGCAGACTACTCTAAACTTTCACGGGGTCATGTGGCACCTGGCCAGGGTCCGTTTACTGATGGACGGGCTGAAGATCCAGCTGGCTGCTCGGACAGCGAGGATGAGGAGCCTCTCACCCCCACGGAGGATGTAGAGCCTGGAGCCCATGATTCTCCAAACCTTACAAATCTGTTTGCCTCTGCTCTCACCCGTACGACACTGAAGAGTGGCAGGAACAGGAAGCCTGAGGTAGTCACAGAGAGCTCCAGCTTCTCCCGCATGGACCGGCCGATGAGGAAGGACCGCTCAACATCAGCAGAAAGGAGAGAGATAG GCTCATCAGGTGTCCAGACAAGAGGTGTTGCCCTCTCGCCCCCTGAAGGGCCTGAGGGATCTGTACACAACCGGCAGCAGCACCATCACCAACCTTCACTGTTTCACTCCCACGGCTCCGCTTCTTCCTCCTGCCTCTCCCCCTCTCAGGACTGTTGCCTGGATGCCTCTCTGCCCCACCACTCCCATCGGGCACAGCCATCCAAACACAGCCTGCACCATGTCAACAAAATCCTGCGTGCCAAGAAGCTGCAGAGACAGGCTCGTACAGGGAACAACGTAGTGAAGAAGAGGGGCCCTGGACGTCCCAGGAAACACCCGCTACCCTCCCCACCGCCATCCCCTCCGCCAGTGGTTGAGTTGAATCAGACCCGGCAcagggacagagggacagaacGGCCAGCGGGGGGCCGAGGGTGGGAGGGGGACACTGTGACAGATGCTATAGAGTCGGTAGTCCAGGGCCAGCGCAGAAAAGGCCAGAAGAGAAAGCACTGGGACGGAGATGGggatgaggaagaagaggaggaagaagaggatggGGAGGTAGAAGAGACTGAGGAGCGATTgccagacagagaggagaacctGGGCAACCTGGTAGCAAGGTCCAGAGCTGGGACTGGAAGAAGCTGGCTTACCCAGGACGAACTCCAGCACTTTCGTGG CTCAATGGAAAGCAAGCCAGATGGCCACAGCTCCCCAGAACGCCCCAGCACTGTCTCCAGGGAACAAGCTCCACCCATACCCATAACCAGCCAACGGGAGAAGAGAGCAGCCAGACCTCCAAAGAAGAAGTTTCAGAAGGCGGGACTTTACTCTGATGTGTACAAGACTGAAGA CCCCCGAAGTCAGCTCCTGCAGCTAAAGAAAGAGAAGCTTGAATACATACCTGGGGAACATGAGTATGGATTGTTTCCAGCTCCTATACATGTTG GGAAGTACCTGAGACAGAAGCGCATTGATTTCCAGTTGCCTTATGACATCCTATGGCTGTGGAAACACGATCAG ctTTACAAGAGGCCGGATGTCCCCCTTTATAAAAAGATCAGATCAA ATGTCTATGTGGATGTGAAGCCTCTCTCTGGTTATGAAACAACTACATGCAACTGTAAACCTCGTGAAGACTCGAATGAAAAGGGATGCATGGATGACTGCCTGAACAG GATGAGTTTTGCTGAATGCTCTCCCAGCACCTGTCCATCTGGTGACAAGTGTGACAACCAGCACATCCAGAGACATGAGTGGGTTCAGTGTCTGGAGCGATTCCGTGCTGAGGGCAAAGGCTGGGGAATCCGCACCAAGGAATCACTCCGCTCTGGACAGTTTATCATCGAGTACCTGGGAGAGGTGGTCAGCGAACAGGAGTTTAG GAGCCGTATGATGGAGCAGTACTTCTCCCACAGTGGCCACTACTGTCTGAACCTGGATAGCGGCATGGTGATCGACAGCTACAGAATGGGCAATGAGGCACGCTTCATAAACCACAGCTGTGAACCCAACTGTGAGATGCAGAAGTG GTCAGTGAATGGGGTGTACAGAATAGGCCTCTTTGCTCTTAAGGACATCACCAGCGGCACTGAGCTCACCTATGACTACAACTTCCATTCTTTCAACACAGAAGAGCAG CAAGTGTGCAAGTGTGGCTCAGAGAGCTGCCGGGGCATCATTGGAGGGAAGAGCCAGCGTATTAACGGCCTGCCCGGGAAGACGGGAGGGACGCGGCGGCTGGGCCGACTCAAGGAGAAGAGGAAGTCCAAACACCAGCTCAAGAAACGG gAGGAAGAGTCGAGTGACAGCAACAAGTTTTACCCTCATCTCATGAAGCCCATGTCCAACAGAGAGAG GAACTTTGTGCTGAGGCACCGGGTGTTTCTCCTGCGGAACTGGGAGAAGATGAGGGAGAAACAGGAGATGCTGaagagagagggtgagagggagagggacaCCAGCAGCCTGTCTTTGTATACGCGCTGGGGAGGAGTCATCCGAGACGATGGCAACATTAAGTCAG ACGTGTTCCTGACGCAGTTCTCGGCCCTGCAGACGTCACGGTCGGTACGCACACGAAGACtcgctgctgctgaggaaaacaCAGAAGTCACACGCACTGCTCGCCTTGCACACATCTTCAAGGAGATTTGTGACATGATCACCAGCTACAAGG ATTCAGCTGGCCAGACACTCGCTGCTCCGCTGGTGAACCTCCCGTCCAGGAAGAG GAACAGCCAGTACTATGAGAAGGTGTCTGACCCTCTGGACCTCAGCACCATCGAGAAGCAAATCCTCACAGGCTACTACAAGACCGTTGAAGCGTTCGACACAGACATGCTCAAAGTGTTCCGCAATGCTGAG AAATATTATGGCAGGAAGTCATCGGTCGGCAGGGACGTGTGTCGGCTGCGGAAAGCCTACTACAGCGCTCGTCATGAAGCTGCTGTCCAGATTGATGAGATCGTGGGCGAGACCGCCAGCGAGGCAGACAGCTCGGATTCGCTGGAGCGTGACCACGGCCACCACCACGGAGGAGGAGGGCCGGGGTCCCATGACAAGGACGACGACGTCATCCGTTGCATCTGTGGAATGTACAAGGATGAAGGCCTGATGATCCAGTGTGAGAAGTGCATG GTGTGGCAGCACTTTGACTGCATGCGGCTGGAGACCGAGGTGGAGCACTACCTGTGTGAGCAGTGTGAGCCTCGGCCTGTAGACAGG GAAGTTCCCATGATACCCCAGCCTAGCTACGCCCAGGCTGGCTCTGTCTACTACATCTGCCTCCTCAGAGACGACCTGCTACTACATCAAG GTGACTGTGTGTATCTGATGAGAGACAGCAGACGCACACCTGAGGGCCAGCCTGTCAGGCAGTCTTACCGCCTCCTGTCTCACGTCAACCGAGACAAACTCGACATCTTCCGGATTGAGAAACTCTGGAAGAACGAAAA GGGTGAGAGGTTTGCCTTTGGCCACCACTACTTCCGTCCTCATGAGACGCATCATTCTCCATCACGGCGGTTCTATCAGAACGAGTTGTTCCGCATGCCGCTCTACGAGATCATCCCCCTGGAGGCAGTGGTGGGAACCTGCTGTGTCCTCGATCTCTACACTTACTGCAAGG GACGGCCAAAGAATGTAAAAGAGCAGGATGTGTACATCTGCGATTACCGCTTGGACAAGTCGGCTCACCTGTTCTACAAGATCCATCGCAACCGCTACCCAGTCTGCACCAAGCCATACGCCTTCAACCACTTCCCCAAGCGGCTCACACCCAAAAGAGACTTCTCG CCTCATTACGTCCCTGACAACTACAAGAGGAACGGGGGCCGTTCTGCGTGGAAGAGTGAAAGACCAAAAGGAGCTGGAGGCTGCGAGGACGACGGCTCCTCCTGCGAGCGGGGCGACGACTTCCCACCTGAGGCTGAGgatgggagaggagaggacgaCGACATGGACATGAATCCAGAGGATTCTGAACTTCTTTCAGCCAAGCCCAGGAGAGCAGAGCGGGAAGTGGAGGGAGACGACGacgaagatgaggaggaggaagaggaagggcaGAGGTCTGAAGAGCGCAAGGAGCTGGAGGAAAGTTCTGCAGAGAGGATAGGGGAGATGCTTGAACTGCCGTCGTCCTCGGCCTCCTCGCCGCTGCACCACCCAGTGCTGGGCAGGCGGGAGGCCCAGAGGGAACGACTCAACAAAATTCTGCTGGATCTGCTGCACAGAACTCCCAACAAGAATG CCATAGACGTCTCTTATCTCCTGGAGGAGGGTGCAGGGCGGCGGCTACGGCGACGGACACTTGGATTTGGTGATTTCGTGGGCAGGAAATAA